In the genome of Suncus etruscus isolate mSunEtr1 chromosome 3, mSunEtr1.pri.cur, whole genome shotgun sequence, the window TTATTAGATATTAGAATTTCAGTCAATATTAACATaacttataaaatgtttattgataACAGTTTACTCCTGATATTTAATATTACAAACTTTGGGATCTTTGAAGTATGCAGGGTCCTTGTATGTAACTGGCATAAAACCCATGATTTTAGCTCTTTTAATAgcttttgtgatttctttttgtttcttcccaCAATGACCTGTTATGTGCCTTCCATAAATGCATCCAGCAAATGGAGAAATAAACTGTGACAAACGCTGTACATTCTTGTAATCAACACGTTTCCCACACAAGATACATTTGTTCAGAGGCTCCTTGTAAGGATTTTCCATTGAAATGGGCAGGTCTGTTGTTTCAGTTACCTGCTGGTACTGTGAACAACTTCTTAACACCTGGTGAGTGCTGGGAGCAGCAAGACCCACGGCAGCCTTTATGAAATGCTTCCATGAAATGCTTCTACCGTGTCTGCAGAGACCGCTGCAAACAGCAATCAGAGCTGCCATGGTCCCCAGCAGaacctccttctccttccccttcctgctGACCAAAACCCTCATATAATTGATTTTTGAGGTTCATTTTTTAGGACGCTATcctgatatttttcttaattttacgaTTTATAATCTGATTTCAAGTACTTTGGTCCACTTTGACTAgactttgtgtaaggtgtgaaatGTGAAttcaacttcattattttttacaatatCTTAAAAAGACTGTTTTTCTTCACTTTGTGTACACAACTCCCTTGTTAGAAATTAGTTGACCATAGATCTGGGGATTTATCTTTGTGTACTTGAGTCTAATCTATTAGTTAGAGAGTCTGttcttattccagtaccatgctgttttgtcaCTAGCTCAATTGCATTGCTTCAAGTTAGATAATGAGATACCTCCAGTTTCTTATTTCTTAGTATGATTTTGGCCATTCAGGATAATTTatgattccatacaaactttttttttttttatttaaacaccttgattacatacatgattgtttttgggtttcagtcatgtaaagaacaccacccatcaccagtgcaacattcccatcaccaatgtccaagtctccctcctacccacccaacccccgcctgtactctaaacaggctctccatttccctcatacattctcattataaggaaagttcaaaatgtagttatttgtctaactaaactcatcactctttgtggtgagcttcctatggtgagctggaacatccagctcttttcacttttgtgtctggaaattattattgcaaggatgtctttcatttctcttaaaacccatagatgagtgagaccattctgcgtttttctctctctctgacttatttcactcagcataatagattccgtatacatccatgtataggaaaatttcatgacttcatctctcctgacagctgcataatattccattgtgtatatgtaccacagtttctttagccattcgtctgttgaagggcatcttggttgtttccagagtcttgctatggtaaatagtgctgcaatgaatataggtgtaaggaaggggtttttgtactgtatttttgtgttcctagggtatattcctaggagtggtatagctggatcatatgggagctcgatttccagtttttgaaggaatctccatatcgctttccataaaggttgaactagatggcattcccaccagcagtggataagagttcctttctctccacatccccgccaacactgtttgttttcattctttgagatgtgtgccattctctgtggtgtgaggtggtatctcatcgttgttttgatttgcatctccctgatgattagtgatgtggagcactttttcatgtgtcttttggccatttgtatttcttctttgtcaaagtgtctgttcatttcttctccccattttttgatgggattagatgtttttttcttgtaaagttctgtcagtgccttgtatattttggagattacccccttatctgatgggtattgggtgaatagtttctcccactcagtgggtggctcttgtatcctgggcactatttcctttgaggtgcagaaacttctcagcttaatatattcccatctgttaatctctgctttcacttgcttggagagtgcagtttcctccttgaagatgcctgtaatgtcctggagtgtcttgcctatgtgctgttctatatatcttatggtttgggggctgatatcgaggtctttaatccatttggattttaccttcgtgcatgatgatagctgggggtctacgttcaattttttgcaagcggctatccaattgtgccaacaccacttgttgaagaggctttccctgctccatttagggtttcctgctcctttatcgaaaattaggtggttgtatgtctggggaacattttctgagtattcaagtctattccactggtctgagggcctgtccttattccaataccatgctgttttgataactattgctttgtagtacagtttaaagttggggaaagtaattcctcccatattctttttcccaatgattgctttagctattcgagggtgtttattgttccaaatgaatttcaaaagtgcctgatccacttctttgaagaatgtcatgggtatctttagagggatagcattaaatctgtataatgccttggggagtattgccattttgatgatgttaatcctgccaatccacgagcagggtatgcgtttccatttccgcgtgtcctctctttttcttggagcagagttttatagttttctttgtataggtccttcacatttttagtcaagttgattccaagatatttgagtttgtgtggcactattgtgaatgggattgttttcttaatgtccatttcttccttattgctattggtgtatagaaaggccattgatttttgtgtgttaattttgtagcctgccaccttgctatatgagtctattgtttctagaagctttttggtggagtctttagggttttctaagtagagtatcatgtcatctgcaaacagtgagagcttgacttcttcctttcctatctgaattcccttgatatctttttcttgcctaatcgctatagcaagtacttccagtgctatgttgaataggagtggtgagagaggacagccttgtcttgtaccagaatttagagggaaggcttttagtttttctccgttgaggataatatttgccattggcttgtggtagatggcttcaactagattgagaaaggttccttccattcccatcttgctgagagttttgatcaagaatgggtgttggaccttatcaaatgctttctctgcatctattgatatgatcatgtggtttttatttttcttgttattgatgttgtgtatgatgttgatggatttacggatgttaaaccagccttgcattcttgggatgaaacctacttgatcgtagtggatgatcttcttaatgaggcattgaatcctatttgccaggattttgttgaagatctttgcatcggcattcatcagcgatattggtctgtaattttctttttttgtagcatctctgtctggtttaggtatcaaggtgatgttggcttcataaaagctatttggaagtgtttccgtttgttcaatttcatgaaagagtcttgccaggattggtagtagttcctcgtggaaagtttgaaagaattcattagtgaatccatctgggcctgggcttttgtttttcggcagacctttgattaccgttttgatttcatcaatggtgatgggggtgtttagatatgctacatcctcttccttcaaccgtggaagattataagagtccaagaatttatccatttcttccaggttctcatttttagtggcgtagagtttctcaaagtagtttctgattaccctttgaatctctgtcatatcagtagtgatctctcctttttcattcctaatacgagttatcaagtttctctctctctctttctttgttaggtttgccagtggtctatcaatcttgtttattttttcaaagaaccaacttctgctttcgttgatctttcggattgttttttgggtttccacttcattgatttctgctctcagctttgttatttccttctgtcttcctatttttgggtccttttgttgagcactttctagttctattagctgtgtcattaagctactcaggtaagctccttcttccttcctgatgtgtgcttgcaaagctataaattttcctctcagtactgcttttgctgtgtcccataagttctgatagtttgtgtctttattgtcatttgtttccaggaaccttttgatttcctccttgatttcatctcggacccactggttattgagtatgaggctgtttaacttccaggtgttaatgtttttcttctgagtccctttggaattcacaaataatttcagagccttgtggtcagcaaaggtagtctgcaaaatttctatcctcttgatattatggagatatgttttatgtgccagcatgtagtctatcctggagaatgtcccatgtacattggagaagaatgtgtatccaggtttctgggggtggagtgtcctatatatatccactaggcctctttcttccatttctctcctcaggtctagtatattcttgttgggtttcagtctggttgacctatccagtgttgacaaagccgtgttaaggtcccccacaattattgtgttgttattgatgttatttttcagatttgtcaacagttgtattaaatattttgctggcccctcatttggtgcatatatgtttaggagagtgaattcttcctgctctatataccccttgattaatataaaatgtccatctttgtcccttacaaccttcctgagtataaagtttgcattatctgatattagtatggccactccagcttttttatgggtgttgtttgcttggatgatttttctccagccttttattttgagtctatgtttgttctgactattcaggtgtgtttcttgtaggcagcagaaggttggattgagttttttgatccatttagccactctgtgtctcttgactggtgcatttagtccattgacgttgagagaaagaattgtcctgggatttaatgccatctttatatcgaaatttggtgtcttttggttagtcttgtcttaaattaggtctttcagtttttctcttaagactggttttgtgtctgtaaagtttctgagctgctttttgtcagtgaaaccatgtattcttccgtcaaaccggaaagtgagttttgctgggtatagtattctgggtgaagcattcatttcattcagtcttgtcacaatatcccaccactgctttctggcattgagtgtttctggtgacaggtctgctgtaaatctcaaggatgcttgcttgaatgtaatttccccttttgatcttgctgttttcagaattctgtctctatctgtgggatttgtcattgtgactaggatgtgtcttggggtggtttttctggggtctcttttggttggtactcttcgagcatgcaggatttgatcacctatattctttagctctggaagtttctctttaatgatgttcttgaccattgattcttcctgggaattttcttcctgggtctctgggacgccaatgattcttaagttgtttctgttgatcttatcatagacttctattttcatctgttcccattctttgactaatttttccgttgtctg includes:
- the LOC126003326 gene encoding 28S ribosomal protein S18c, mitochondrial-like, encoding MAALIAVCSGLCRHGRSISWKHFIKAAVGLAAPSTHQVLRSCSQYQQVTETTDLPISMENPYKEPLNKCILCGKRVDYKNVQRLSQFISPFAGCIYGRHITGHCGKKQKEITKAIKRAKIMGFMPVTYKDPAYFKDPKVCNIKYQE